CAACGTTAGTTACAAGACTAGCTTGCTCACCAGGGAGTACTAAGTCTACACGATCAAGTTCTTCGCTTTCTCGATCTTGATTAAGCCCCATAACCAATATAACATAATCTGCTGCCTCCGCAATCTTTAGGGATTCACCGAGGCTAATGAAAGTGCAATTTATAGTGTCGCAGCCTTGGTTAAACTCGATATTCTTGACGTAGCTCTTCAACCCTTCAAGTGGCGTAATGGGATTGCAAGGAGGGCCGGCATAGTTTCCCACAAGTGTTTTGGCCACAGCAGCATTGGGCCCTATTACTGCGAGAGACTTGGTTTTTGTCTTGGAAAGCGGAAGGAGGTTTCCAGAGTTCTTGAGAAGGACGATCCCATGGCGTGCAGCTTCGAGGGCTAATCCTCGGTGCTCAGGTGTGCAAACGTCATTTCGACTCAGTTGTCCGTAAGGGAGTGCAGTAGGATTACCATTGAAAAGTCCTAATCTCATTCTTACAGAAAAGAGGTTGTGTAGGGCTCTGTCTATATCAGATTCCGATACTTTTCCCTTTTCAACTGCTGATTTTGTATGATTTCCCAAGTAGGATCCGCAGTTGACATCCATGCCTGTTTTTCCATGTGATCCCATTAAAAAAACGAAGTAAAGAATGTGACTTCACATACTTTGATTGTAGAACCAAATATCTAGCGCTATACTAAATTAAAAGTCAAAAGTTCAGCTGATGGTAACGgtttaatttaacatttataATATCATATAACAATCCAATTACTAAGAAAAACTGCAACGCTCGAAAGGGTTCAACATACCGGCTTTGAGCACGAATGCGACAGCCTCTTCATGCGATTTGGCATATTTTTGTTGCTCAAAAATGAGCGAAACTGCGTCACAATCCGAAGTTATGTAGCTGCCATTTTCAAACATAGTTAGGGACTTGGGCACCAATTAGTCCTAAACAGCTTGCATAAATTTAACTATGTTACCCTTTGAATCCCCAGTCTCCACGGGCAGTTTTTGTCAACAGATTATAATCAGCACAGTTTGGGATCCCATTCACGAGGTTGTAAGCACACATTATCCCACTAGCTCCCCCTTTCTCCACACAACTCTTGAATGGTGGCTGGAATGTATCAGCCATATCCTGTTTAGTAACCTTAGCATCGAACGTGAAACGATTGAATCCCTTCCATTTATCCAAATCATAGGCAGTAAGATGCTTGCAGCATGAAGAGACTTGAAGATGGCCATCACTGAGTTTGCCACCTTCGAAACCATCCCCTTGTATTCCTCGGACGAACGAAACGGCATAGTTAGATGTAAGTAAAGGGTCTTCTCCGGGTGTTTCTTGGCCCCTTCCCCACCTCGGATCTCTGTATATGTTAATGTTTGGTGACCAAAATGTCATTCCTATTGCATCCCCTTCATTGTACAATGCTCTTGCCTCTGTCCCAATCACCTTCAAATGTACATATATATGATGCCAGTTGCCACCCACCATAAGTAAGAAACAAGAAATATAGTGCTTTGATAACTGACATGCTATTTGCATTAGATGACACTAAAACTACATGATATATACTTGTTGCCAATATTCGAAGGCGAAATTTTTGGGCCAACCCACGAATTTTGTCCGACTcgatccatgaaaaagtattacttttaatcccaaaagtattacattttattctaGATATAGATcgagttgactcatctcacatatatataaattcatgaaactgtctcacaaaatgCATACTCTTGAAtgtattattaataaataataccCGAGACATATATTAACAAGATCACTTTATAATTAATACTCAAAATAAATATTGCtctaaaaaataatcaaaataataattagaatataatagttttttaatatatatatatatatatatatatatatatatatatatatattatattatattaattaggCTCATGCAAGACCAATATATTTGGAGTTTAGTCTATGTTTTACATCCGATGTAGCAGAGAATGATCTTATTTTGGTTCATTTCATAATATGGCCTAGAATGAAATTACTATGCTACCCCTACTTTACAAAAACATTTACATAaatttgtattatttattttatatataatatataatgtataCACACACATTCACGCGAAGCGCACTCAGAAGTCAGAGCTTTAGATGGATGTTCCAACATTTGATAGGGTACCTACCACTCAAGCCAAAGCCTTGAAAAAAATAATGTTAAATATATAACAAATATATCGTGTATCGATATTTATAACAATGGTATAATGAGATTTAATATTAaatgtttcatgagattttgataaattgaatttttgtatttagttttttatattgtATGAGTTATTGTATGAATCTCGTTGTACTTATAACATGATTCTAAAGTAAATTGGCTTCTATATAATTTGTCCTTACATTGGATGGACGATTAACGTTTGGAGAGGATAAAACACATGCATAACATGATAACAACCCAACCAAAACTTACCTAAATCTCGGGACTTATAATTCACTCCatattaaagttttaaatttgagACAAAACAAGTTTAAAACTTAACtctaaggcaaaaacttgtgtgagacgatcttacaggtcgtattttgtgagacgggtctcttatttgggttatcaatgaaaaaatattattttttatgttaagaatattattttttatcgttaatatcggtaggattgacccatcttacagataaagattcgtgaaatcgtctcacaaaagacctattcCAACTATAACAAGTTAACAACTATGTTTTCTCTTTTCCGaactaaaacaaaaataaaacccCGGCTTCTTACTTATAAACATCTGAAAAATGTCTCTTTTTTTAAGTGAAAAATAATGGCCTGGAGAAATACGGaggatattttatttatttatttttgaaataatcgCGAATAAAAATTCCAGGTCGTGGACAAATTATACAAAAACAAGATCCAAAAAATCAAGGGCAGGCTAGCCTTGACTTGACCAGAGAATTCTGGTCCCATTACTTCAATCATAACCTACCTTATCTTAATATTCACACCCaattctatatttttttatacaaaaatattttatatttaaaaatacatatacataaaatataaatatatttattttcacGACAATTACATTCTTTTCttttgtgttatatttaaagtaagtataaaatattgatattgatctttcaagaatttcttgTGAAATCAAAACGTAATTCCTACATAAATAAGTATCTTCATATCCAGAATTACCCAAAAAAATAATGTTCTATAAGTATAGAATATaccatatatattttatttaatgaaatattttatttagaagCTGTGTAGTTAATAGAGAAGAAATTCCTTGTTCGTCCACCCTTAACTTGATCTCTACATGTATGCATATCTTGAATAGAGACTGGGAAGTAAGGATCAACCATATTTATCGGGAACAGAACAGAGCAGCTGATTATTTAGCTTTGGAAGCGCTAAAGTACAAAAGAGGATACAGAACTATTCGGACTCCTCCAACAGGCATAGATCAAATCATTGAAGAAGACAAGATGAGAATAGACTATTTGAGAAGAATTAGAGTAAGCTAATCGCTTTTTGACGGGTGACCCCCCTCTCttgtaacaaaaaaaaaagtatttcaaTTGTAAGACGTTATTGGGGATTtgagtgtgtctcatgtgagaccgtctcacggatcttaatatgtgagaccgtctcacggatcttaatatgtgagacgggtcaaccctacccattttcacaataaaaaataatactcttagcataacaagtaatacctttgaatggatgacccaaataagagattcgtctcacaaatacgacccgtgagaccgtctcacacaagtttttgcctggggatttttattcataaaaaagaataatttaatttttaattatcataaaaattaatatatttttttatgagataAGTCGATTAAAATAGAAGTATTTCACAACATAAAATAATAAGATAAAATATAATACGTAATAATATTCATGAAGTATATTACTGGAAGCGTGAAAAACTAAATTAAAAATTCCATTTATGTGTAATTTTGATAGTCCAACCTACTCCAATACAAGTTTGCAGTTCAATAATGGATCTTCAAGAAAACAATTGACAAATTTTTAGAAGTTTATTTTCGGAAGACGAACCTTGGCTATGCGGTACCAGAGATCAGCGTCGAAGGTGGAGGCAGTGAGAATCACTTGAGGGAAGCTAGTGGCCGCTTTGATAGTCCTGTTGAACAGAATCCCTGTCTCCACGCTGATGGCCTGCGCGACGCCATGTAGCGCCTCCGACCACCACTCGTAGTACGGGATGCCCAGCCGCGGGATCGCCGCCGCCTTGTTGACTAGCTGGAAGATCTTCTCGTCCAATGTGAGGCGGGAAATCAGATCGCGGGCACGTTCGCTGATGGGCAATGAGGTGTCGCAGAATCGGAGCGATCTGGTTGCTGGATCGGCGGCGTCGCATGAGTATGGCGGGCGGTGGTTGCTGGGTTGGGCTGCGATGGCGGATGTTGtgaggaagaagaagatgatGGTGGTGATGGTGGTGGTTGCAGGGATGAAGGTCTTCGTCATGGTGAATTTGGAGTGAAGGAAAGGAAGTAGAGTGGAATCCATATATATAAAGGCAATGGAAACAAGAATGAGTGGATATCACGTGATATCGTTAcacggattttaatctgtgaggcaggtcaattctaccgatattcacaataaaaaataatattcttagcataaaaattaatatttttttatggatgacccaaataagatatatgtctcacaaataagacccgtgagatcgtctcacacaaatttttgtcaaccAGAAAATGCAAAACAAACAAGAAATCCTTTTTAATATAGAAAGGTCTTGACGTGATATTTTACatgttgatattatatcgatttcAACAaacattatattaaaaataattaaaattataacaacaaatttcaaaataatatattaaaattgaaatatttcgaaaaaataatataaatattacagATTGATTTTTACCCATATTGAACGAGAATATCTAAATGTGATGAGATTATTCTATGCCATCAGTTATCTCTATTACAATGctatataattttataataaacCAAAAAGTGTAAAACACTGACCATGTGGATTTCACAATTTTTAACAAACTAATTAATATGTATACATTGTGTACTTTGGATCATCACCTACTACGTATTTAAAGACGAGCATGTCAGTTTATGGTTTTTCAGATCTATATTCGTGAGACGAACACGAACGTGCATAGTAGGGTGCGTATAATTTTCATGTTAGGCTCTTATATTGTGTCTATGTTATAATTAGTTTAATATTTCTATATCAATTTAAATATTTGGTTTTATTATATTAACAATGTAGTTTTTATTTCTACTTTGGTGTTTAAAACCGTACATCTAGTTTTACTAAAAACACAATAACTCGGTCTTATGGATTAATTTTATGATACGTAGATTCTGTTTAGATCacttttgaaaaaatattactttttatgtcaaaagtattattttttattataaatatggacATAATTAATCTGTTTCACAAGAAACATTCgatttaaatttaataaaaaaaatcatccaAGCCAACGTTGTGATTATCACTAGACTATTTATGCCCTATTGACATTGGCTTTTAGAGATTAATTAATTTTGGAGTCAAAAACTATTTTATAACTTCAATCTCAATGACCATTTAATCAATAATAGGTTTTTTGCGAGACGGTTTTACGGATCTTTACCCATGAGACAGATCGATGttaatcatatttataataataaatattaacttcgacataaaaattaatatttttcattgatgacttaATTAGGAAATCTATCTCAAAAAGTTTTGCGTTTAATCAATTTGCGTTGACATGCTACAATAGGCGTCGGATAACGATGATCATTTGATCTACATGGAGGATAATATTCTCGTTGTTGGTTGAACTCAAACGATATTAGTTTTGATTCTtttgtttcaaaaaaattcacCAATTTATACTCGTTTTATTAGTGATTTCATTGAAGGAAAGAAAATAGGAAAAAGAAATCAACGTGACAAATATCTCCTCAAAGTTTTGGTCATTTTTTGCAATCCCCTTCGACAAATTAAAATTCTAAAAGGAAAATAAGAGCCATTTATTATCAAATAAGACATACTTAAATTGTGATTATTCATAATAAATCGTCATCATGTTTGGCTATCTGtacatttaattatttattttttatttggcaTGATATCACATGACattataatgtttttttttttaaaaaagttaagCATTCATAACATTAAGTTGATAAACTCTGAGTTACAATACAAGAAAGCCAAGATGGAATATTTTGATCTAGCCAAAGTAAATTGGAAGAGCTATTGAATGCTCTATGAACAAGAAAGTGTGTCACAGTATTGACCGAACGATACATATGCTCGATCGACACAAAATAATTAATGTTATCTTAGACAGTGTTTGCTAATGATTATGTTTTTTATAAGTGTTTAAATTTATAGATTACGAAGAAGTGGAGAAAAATCAATAGTGTATAGTGTTTTAAAACAAATGTAACAGGACTGAAAATATGAATGAataatatttgataaataatttattcCAGTACTAactttttatcaaaataatttttataaaagtaAAATCAACATCTCACCATTTTTGGATTTCAATTAAATTAAGCAAAAAATAACATAGAATCTAAGTTTAGAAAACACCTTAAACTCATTTTTTTAAGCTAAAAGTAAAAAATATTCCTTTTAATGATTGCACACACTTCATGTGTAATGCACGAGAAATTTATCTTGTTAATCTGAAATGAGTTATGGATTAATCAAGGTAATTATAGACGGGACGCGTTcttgttagattttgaaatGGAGAAAATTTCTTGTGCGTgactcgaaggtctcgcgcatatgcgcgagaagtgtacgcgcatatgcgcgagccatgcgagaAGCCAAAGGAGAAATCCAGAaggtttggcgcacatgcgcggtgtaaGTGCGGGCACATGCGCGCTAGGTCCAGaaggttgggcgcatatgcgccgattagATGCGCGCATATACGCGGGTACTGtttgccgagaccagtaggtctcgcgcatatgcgcgggttgtgtcgcgcatatgcgcgagtcgttTTGTGGCACATTGTGAGAAAGACACGTATCCAtttacatgcaagatatatatgtgtgtaatcGATTCCTTCTTCAGCAAATCAGAAATGAATCGAGAGTTTGAGAAAAACTTTGATTCGTAAGTTTCAAATTCAATTTGCAAAGAATCTGTttgtctgaattgaaatccgacttcggtactgtgttcctatcaacgcaggctacaactggacgtaagttttgttacgtttagatatgttttgaatttatgatgttgtcagaactgaatatgattcaaatatggtgtttctgctaccgtagacatcgtataattgaagtcagattgaagaacagattgtttctgtatttgttatgatttcagagttgatttgactaagatttcatatcagatttgtattgttattgagattatgactagtattgttattgattacgaagtctgatattatatctgtgatgtttagactgacggggtatcgagactgtgttgttatgccgtttaaacatcagttgaattagattgatcagattcagttatgatttcgattatatcgtgatatcattgatatgaatcagactgtattttgttcagatattgatcagattatgtactgagttgagtattgatcagaacagattgtgaatggagttattcattgatactatgtattcgatattgtcttttcagattggatatggacagatttaaatacaggtcatcgtcttcgtcagaccgggacgacaaatgtataattcatgtgatatctgggaagatataactcaaatcagatctcatttgagtttcccaataaaatcacatacttgattattgtttgtcttctgatatgattatgatttgtttatagactttatattcaaatcttttggaaatgagcatgctttgtttacagattgttatacattgcttttgagataggaaagtttgacagatagtcagacttctagatgttcggtgtatctcagcttaggagcagctctgactcctattgcagccgttgatacagctcagaccgaagtctaggaataagacgtacagtcaccccgagtgggagggtaggtgacagccattgacgtcttattcacaccgggatccctagagttatagttgagtcgagtctagacatgatttgactagaactgcatgcgtttatggatgtggtttcatagattatgaaacccattgttattgctttcagttatgatagcatgtttttatgatttgatttgagtagcatatttaactgatttgtgttgcatgtttattttgagttgatttcatagattatgaaatctattgtttttaagtttattcatgatagaatatttcgtgatttactttatgtatatgcatgtttaccatgttttatactgcgatttattctcaccggagttatccggctgttgtcttgttttgtatgtgtgcatgacaacaggtgggacaagaacggggtcagaagatgatgagagaagatgagtttagcgtggtgattccagacttggatatagataggttttattactagaactttagtagtttaaccttagattaattgaaagactgttgtacgttattgtacttttatacagatatgtatattatttagatgtcattaccttccgcacttatattttaaaagaaaattttttttagaccctgtttatcagaactgataattaaatcccaacaatgattaagaaattgattagcgtccggatccccacacCATGGTATTaccaatttattaatttgtcaTTTGGTatctatcaaatttcataattCTCATATGGCCTTagcaaattatttaattattatatgattCTCATCAATTTTGATAATTATCATATAGTTcaaattatatgatttaaaaatatcaatattattatattcTATGACAAATTACAAAACTATTAATAATTAACGagttaaaatcatataaaaaaaaaagggtTTGACCGAAGGTGAATGAACACTCGTTCGTATACTTCGATTGTTAATATGATATATAAAGACTGCTActacaaaaaatattatacatttGATCGTAAATACCGATTGCTTGTTGAATGAACCCTGTGAATTACGTGAAAGTAAGATACTCAAAATTCAGGGTCAAAAAGTTTTAGAAAACGTTCTTCGTagaaaaaatataaatgaaaaaCATCGCAGAATTGAATTGTTTGAGCCAAATTTATTGGGATACGTTGTCTCTATATAGATTACATATTGATAGTTAAATATACTCTATATTATGAATTAAAGTGATAACATTTCTATGTCAGAATGTAGCgtaaataaataacaatgggACATGTTTGACCAAATGGATTATGAAATGGACATATTCTCCACAATTCATTCCCATTCTCATGCATGGTAAATTCATAAGAACCAGAGATTCATTGTTCCAACAGAATACCTATTCTCGATTTTATGGGAATAATAATTCATTTGCTGAAAAACCACTCACTTTGATATCAAACCATTCACTCTCTGGGGTGAATTGATGGGAGTTAAAATACGTCGACTATGATTGTCCTGccaaaccaaaccaaaccaaaccaaaccaaacaTGGACCTTAATTCATGCATAATCGAGCCAAGTCGTGACGAAAAAATCAATTATAAATTGTTTTAATCTTTTATCGCGATTGATATTTTTTGCCAAAAAATGGATAGATGGATCAAATGTTTTGCAcatgatttattttgttttgtttatatAAAATGTTAGATGCATttgattttttataatt
The Primulina eburnea isolate SZY01 chromosome 5, ASM2296580v1, whole genome shotgun sequence genome window above contains:
- the LOC140832814 gene encoding probable beta-D-xylosidase 7; translation: MDSTLLPFLHSKFTMTKTFIPATTTITTIIFFFLTTSAIAAQPSNHRPPYSCDAADPATRSLRFCDTSLPISERARDLISRLTLDEKIFQLVNKAAAIPRLGIPYYEWWSEALHGVAQAISVETGILFNRTIKAATSFPQVILTASTFDADLWYRIAKVIGTEARALYNEGDAIGMTFWSPNINIYRDPRWGRGQETPGEDPLLTSNYAVSFVRGIQGDGFEGGKLSDGHLQVSSCCKHLTAYDLDKWKGFNRFTFDAKVTKQDMADTFQPPFKSCVEKGGASGIMCAYNLVNGIPNCADYNLLTKTARGDWGFKGYITSDCDAVSLIFEQQKYAKSHEEAVAFVLKAGMDVNCGSYLGNHTKSAVEKGKVSESDIDRALHNLFSVRMRLGLFNGNPTALPYGQLSRNDVCTPEHRGLALEAARHGIVLLKNSGNLLPLSKTKTKSLAVIGPNAAVAKTLVGNYAGPPCNPITPLEGLKSYVKNIEFNQGCDTINCTFISLGESLKIAEAADYVILVMGLNQDRESEELDRVDLVLPGEQASLVTNVAKAAKKPVILVLLCGGPVDVSFAKHDPKIGSILWAGYPGEAGGQAIADIIFGAHNPGGRLPVTWYPNDFIKVPMTDMRMRPDPSQGYPGRTYRFYRGEKVFEFGYGLSYTKYAYKFLSVSQRVINFKNAHLISYEQESAKSISISDISSESCEKAKFSAAVGVKNHGKMAGKHPVLLFLRGDGDADGRPTKQLVGFQTVSLDANEEATLEFQVNPCEDFGRANEEGSMMMESGTHHLVIGDQEYAIHTYI